DNA from Chloroflexota bacterium:
CCACCCTCAAGCCGGTCGGATGGGGCGGCGGGACGAAGAGCTTCTGGGTGAGCTTCCATTCCCCGTACTTATCGGTCCACTTCGCCTTGAGCTTTCCCGTGTTCGCAACGGGATCCACCTTGAGTTCCACGCGGCCCCGAATCGGCGTCACCCCATCGCCATCCCAGGCGAATGAATCCACGGGCTCGGCAGGTACGCCGTCCACATAGGCCACTACATCGCCGGTAACCTCCCGAACCAGGCGGGCGTTGGTGGCTTCGACCTCATAGATGAGTCGCTTGCTCCCCTTAGCCGTCGCATCGGAGGGCCCGGCCAGGGCGACGCCGGCGATCAGCGCGATCAACAAAGCGGATAGTGCCACATACGTACGGCCTCTCATGAGCTCTCTTCTCCTTAAACATCATTGCGGAAACGATGGGGGACCTCTTCTGGGACCAGGGAGCCGACCGGGGTCGCACTCCCATCCTTATCCACATAGACGACAAAGCCTTGGAATCCCTTACCCCTTACCATCGGATCCGCTGAGGAGAGAGAGCGACAGGCAGAGGCATCGCTTACCGCTGGGTTGACGTGGAGAACCCGGGGATCGGACTACCCCACCCGCCGGGCCCGAGCCCCCCACAAGATCAAAGAGAAGCCGATCAGCATGAGAAGAAGATCCGCCCACTGCGCGATGCGCCATCCCCACCATACCACCGTCTCGTCGCCGCGCAGGAACTGAATCCCCCAGTCGCCCAGACCGTACAACACAAAATAAACACCCAGCATTCCGCCCGGCCGTGGGACGCGCCCTCGCAGCGCCAGCAGCGCCCCCAGGACGATCAGGCTCAGCGCCACCCCGAACGCCTGCGTGGGCCATCGCCACGCGACCTGCCCGAAGATGTCGGGCCGATACACCAGGAGGGAGTTCCGCATCGGATCACCCGGAAGGCCGTAGGCGACGCCGGAAACCCACGCGCCCGCCCAGCCGAAGGCGCAGGCCAGTGCCAAAGGCGGGGCCAGGAGGTCCCCCAGCCGCAGCGCGTCCACCGCCCCCCGGCGCCACGCCCACCACGCCAGGGCGATCATCCCGCCCAGTATCCCCCCGTGGAAGGACAGGCCGGTCGCGTCCGGCCGCACGGCCTCCGACAGATGCTCCCGGAAGTAGGCCCAATTCGCCCATACATGCGCCGCCCGGGCCCCCACC
Protein-coding regions in this window:
- a CDS encoding prolipoprotein diacylglyceryl transferase, which produces MYWRIGGWTIQGYSLFLWLGALVGLGWTAWRLRPRAVRDLDRLLLLVTVGVVGARAAHVWANWAYFREHLSEAVRPDATGLSFHGGILGGMIALAWWAWRRGAVDALRLGDLLAPPLALACAFGWAGAWVSGVAYGLPGDPMRNSLLVYRPDIFGQVAWRWPTQAFGVALSLIVLGALLALRGRVPRPGGMLGVYFVLYGLGDWGIQFLRGDETVVWWGWRIAQWADLLLMLIGFSLILWGARARRVG